The window GGGTGACCGAATGCCTGCGCGCCGCCTACCCGCTGGGCGGGGGGCACGGACCGGTATCGGCGCTGTTCCGGTTGCAGACTTCGAGCGAGTAGCCGCAGGCGGATCACGCATGAGCATGAGCCTCGACGACATCGCCGGTGTCGCGCACGAGCCGGCGGGCACCCCGGCAGGGGTGGTGATGCTCACCCACGGCGCCGGGGGAAGCCGGGACTCCCCGCTGCTGATCCGGATCTGTGACGAATGGGCGCGGCGCGGGTGGCTGGCCGTGCGCTACAACCTGCCTTACCGCCGCCGTCGCCCCAAGGGGCCGCCGTCGGGCTCGGCCGCCGGTGATCGTGCGGGCATCCTCGAAGCGATCACGCTGGCCCGGAGCCTGACCGACCGACCCGTGATCGCCGGCGGGCATTCCTACGGCGGCCGGCAGACCTCGATGGTCGTCGCGGAGAACCCGGGCCTGGTGGCCGTGCTGACCTTGTTCTCGTATCCGTTGCATCCGCCGGGCAAGCCCACGCGGCTGCGCGCCGAGCACTTTGCGGCGATCACGGCACCGACGGTGTTCACCCAGGGCACCGCGGACCCGTTCGGCACGATCGACGAGCTGCGCTCAGCGGTGGGCGAGATTCCCGCTCCGGTGGAGATCGTGGAGGTCACCGGAGCGCGCCACGACCTCGGCTCCAAGACGCTCGATGTGCCGGTGATCGCCGTGGACGCCGCTTTGGCCGCGTTGCCCTAGCCTGATTGCGGCGTCGAGTGTGCATCAGGGGCGGGATTTCGCGGTTTTCCCACCCCTCAGCGCACACTGAAACGCCGATGGTAGTGGCCGCCGAGTACGACTTCCGCAGCACCTGCGGTTCAACTCCGCCGTGGAAGGCGCCCGCTGGCACGAGGACGCCAGCCTGTGGCGCGTCACGCCGGCCGGGGGCGACACCTTGGCCGCGCGGTACCTGACCACCGCTATCGGGTTCCCGTCCCAGCCGAAGACCCCCGAGATCCCGGGCATCGACGATTTCGAGGGCATGCGGATCTCCGCTCCCACCGTCGGTCCGCATTCATGTCGGGGGCCTAACATTCCGCCGGTGAACCCCCTGCAACGCCGCCTCGGCGTGGGCGACGCCGTGGTCATCGGCCTCGGCTCCATGATCGGCGCGGGAATCTTCGTCGCCCTGGCCCCGGCCGCGGCGGCCGCGGGCTCGTGGTTGCTGGTGGGGCTGGCCCTGGCCGGAGTCGTCGCCTACTGCAACGCCACCTCCTCTGCGCGACTGGCCGCCCGTTACCCGCAGTCCGGCGGCACCTACGTCTACGGCCGTGCGCGGCTCGGCGAGTTCTGGGGTTACCTGGCCGGTTGGAGCTTCGTGGTCGGCAAGACCGCCTCGTGTGCGGCGATGGCGCTGACGGTCGGGTTCTACCTCTGGCCGCAGTATGCGCACGCGGTCGCGGTGGCCGCTGTCGTCGCGCTGACGGCGATCAACTATCGCGGCATCCAGAAGTCGGCCGTCCTCACCCGCGTCATCGTCGGCGTGGTCCTGGCCGTTCTGGCCGGAGTGGTTGTCGCCGTGGCTGTTTCGGGCGATGCCCAGCTTGGGCGGCTGACTCTCAGCGGTTCGCCGGCCGGCGTCGTGCAAGCCGCTGGCTTGCTGTTCTTCGCCTTCGCCGGATACGCGCGTATCGCCACCCTGGGTGAGGAGGTGCGCGATCCGGCGCGGACCATCCCACGCGCCATCCCCATCGCACTGGGGCTCGCCCTGGTGATCTACGCGGTCGTCGCCGTCACCGTTCTGAGCGTGCTGGGCCCGACCGGGTTGGCGACGGCCCCTGCGCCGTTGGCCGATGCGGTGCGCGCCGCGGGGGCAAGCGGTTTCGAGCCGGTGGTGCGGATCGGCGCGGCGGTGGCCGCGCTGGGATCGCTGCTCTCCCTGGTTCTCGGGGTGTCGCGGACCACGCTGGCGATGGCCCGCGACCGGCACCTGCCCGCCGGGCTGGCCGCGGTGCACCCGCGATTCGGTGTGCCGCACCGCGCCGAGGTGGCCGTCGGGGTGGTGGTCGCGGTCGTGGCCGCGGTGGCCGACGTCCGGGGCGTGATCGGCTTTTCGTCGTTCGCGGTGCTGCTGTACTACGCCATCGCCAACGCCTCGGCCTGGACGCTGGGCCGGCGCGCGATTCCGGCGGCCGGACTGATCGGCTGTGTGGTCGTGGCGTTCGCGTTGCCACTGCGCTCGGTGCTGACCGGTGTGGCCGTGCTCGCCGCGGGCGCGGCGATCTACTGGGTGCGCCGGTCGCGATAGCCATGCGCGCCGGGCCGCGATGGTGTGCTGACCGGCTTTCCGCCCGCCACCACGCTGCTGTTTCAGGTGTGGGCACACTGCTGTTCCTGGTGGTCACCGGCAACCGGCTGCCGAGTTATCTCGGGTCGAGCTTCTCGGTGATCGCCCCGTGACCGCGGCGGTGGCCTCCCACGGTGCTGGCAGCGCCTTGGGCGGGCTGGTGGCGGTCGGCGGGCGGCCACCGCGATCGCGCTGATCGTCGGGATCGCCGACTTCACCTGGCAGGTCGGCACTCTGACGTTCACCGGCATCGCGCTCGGCTCGATCGCCGCCCTGGTGGTCTACCACGGGATGCGCGCGCTAAGCACACTACGTGCAGCACGGGATTGGACCTGATGCTCAAGCTGCATCTGGCCGACGTTCACGAGTACATCAGCTGGATCGGGGAACCGCAGGAGCCCGCGGTTACATCGACCGTGCGCAAGTGGCGACGGCCGACTCAGGGTTCGCTGACCACGTGGCGGGTCCGGTCGTCGCGGATCGGAACCCCGTTACGGCCGGTGATGTCCTGGGCGTAAAAGCCGACGGAGAAGGCGACCCCGCCGCCCTGGATGCCGAGGCAGGTGCGGTCGATTTGATCGAGTGTGTCGGTGCTCTTGTGGTAGTTCGGGTCGAACGGCGCGTTGGCGGTGCCGCCCCACAGCTTCGGCTGGTCCTCGGTCTTGTTCTCCTCGGCCCCGGAGAACAGCCCGCCTGCCGGGACACCGGCCTTGGTGAAGGCGTCGTAGTCAGACCGGCCGTCGAAAGACGTGTCCTGGGCGGTCTTTCCGGCCGACTTCAGGTAGGTGACCAACGTGCGCTCGATCCCGGGCGAGCCCTCGGGAACCCGTGGCGCACTCTGGTTGCGGTCCGGTGCGGTGGACTGGTCGCCGTCGTAGGTGAAGTAGCCCGGGTTCGGCGAAGCGATCATGTCGAAGTTCAGATACAGCGCAATGTCCTTGAGCTGCTCGACGTTCATCGACTCGAGGTACTTCTTGGAGCCGACGGTGCCGAGTTCCTCGGCCCCCCAGAACGCGAACCGGACCGCGTTCTTCACCTGGGGGGTGGGTCCCAGCTGGGCGGCGGTCTCCAGCACAGCGGCCACACCGGAGCCGTTGTCGTTGATGCCGGGGCCGTCCGGAACGCTGTCGAGGTGGGCGCCGACCACGACGACGTCTTGGACCGATCCGGTCTTGGTCTGGGCGATCACGTTGCGGGCGTTGACGGTCTTGGTTTCCGCCTCGACCTTGATCGTGGTCGGGCCCGGCTGTGCCCGCAGCCGCGCGCCGTCGGCCTTGGTCACGCCCACGGCCGGGATCTTCACGTCGGTGGCCTCGCCGAGGGTGGCGCCCATGTGCTCCTCGTCGACGTTGTCGGCGACGATCATGGCGACCCCGCCCAGTTGGGCGACGACGGCCTCC is drawn from Candidatus Mycolicibacterium alkanivorans and contains these coding sequences:
- a CDS encoding alpha/beta hydrolase family protein; its protein translation is MSLDDIAGVAHEPAGTPAGVVMLTHGAGGSRDSPLLIRICDEWARRGWLAVRYNLPYRRRRPKGPPSGSAAGDRAGILEAITLARSLTDRPVIAGGHSYGGRQTSMVVAENPGLVAVLTLFSYPLHPPGKPTRLRAEHFAAITAPTVFTQGTADPFGTIDELRSAVGEIPAPVEIVEVTGARHDLGSKTLDVPVIAVDAALAALP
- a CDS encoding APC family permease; this translates as MRISAPTVGPHSCRGPNIPPVNPLQRRLGVGDAVVIGLGSMIGAGIFVALAPAAAAAGSWLLVGLALAGVVAYCNATSSARLAARYPQSGGTYVYGRARLGEFWGYLAGWSFVVGKTASCAAMALTVGFYLWPQYAHAVAVAAVVALTAINYRGIQKSAVLTRVIVGVVLAVLAGVVVAVAVSGDAQLGRLTLSGSPAGVVQAAGLLFFAFAGYARIATLGEEVRDPARTIPRAIPIALGLALVIYAVVAVTVLSVLGPTGLATAPAPLADAVRAAGASGFEPVVRIGAAVAALGSLLSLVLGVSRTTLAMARDRHLPAGLAAVHPRFGVPHRAEVAVGVVVAVVAAVADVRGVIGFSSFAVLLYYAIANASAWTLGRRAIPAAGLIGCVVVAFALPLRSVLTGVAVLAAGAAIYWVRRSR
- a CDS encoding M28 family metallopeptidase — translated: MKRRYPALTVWLAVAAAVVALAGCSRSADASRPVAAGKPAAAFADGLRKQVGTEAMVAHLQKLQDIANANNGTRAVGTPGFDASIDFVAGVLRAKGFDVQTPTFTTRIFRTGKTEMTVGGAPVQARAIEFSLGTPPQGVSGPLVAAPADETPGCAPADYDGLPVRGAVVLVDRGSCPFAAKEAVVAQLGGVAMIVADNVDEEHMGATLGEATDVKIPAVGVTKADGARLRAQPGPTTIKVEAETKTVNARNVIAQTKTGSVQDVVVVGAHLDSVPDGPGINDNGSGVAAVLETAAQLGPTPQVKNAVRFAFWGAEELGTVGSKKYLESMNVEQLKDIALYLNFDMIASPNPGYFTYDGDQSTAPDRNQSAPRVPEGSPGIERTLVTYLKSAGKTAQDTSFDGRSDYDAFTKAGVPAGGLFSGAEENKTEDQPKLWGGTANAPFDPNYHKSTDTLDQIDRTCLGIQGGGVAFSVGFYAQDITGRNGVPIRDDRTRHVVSEP